The following are encoded together in the Bacillus sp. V2I10 genome:
- a CDS encoding TVP38/TMEM64 family protein: MKEQLIEWLEISGQWAFIISLAANTIISLLAFVPSVFITAANLSFFGFAEGLLLSFSGEIFGLLVSFYVYRKGFSFLKKTKAPKNAMLQNLSKTKGKDAFFLILALRIFPFAPSGAVTLAAAYSKVSAGVFFSASLIGKIPAVLIEGFAVQQVLKADWRIQLMTGIGSILILVILWVSKRK, encoded by the coding sequence ATGAAAGAACAATTGATAGAATGGCTGGAAATCAGCGGACAGTGGGCATTTATTATAAGTCTCGCTGCTAACACAATCATTAGTTTATTGGCATTTGTGCCGAGTGTTTTTATTACAGCTGCCAACCTTTCTTTTTTTGGATTTGCAGAAGGTCTGCTCCTCTCTTTTTCTGGTGAAATCTTTGGACTCCTGGTCAGCTTTTATGTATACCGGAAAGGTTTCTCATTCCTAAAAAAAACGAAAGCGCCCAAAAACGCCATGCTGCAAAACCTTTCAAAAACGAAAGGCAAAGATGCATTTTTTCTTATTCTTGCATTAAGGATTTTCCCCTTTGCTCCATCAGGTGCTGTTACACTTGCAGCAGCATACAGCAAAGTGAGCGCAGGTGTTTTTTTCAGTGCAAGCCTGATTGGGAAAATTCCCGCTGTTCTTATTGAAGGGTTTGCCGTGCAGCAAGTCCTGAAAGCAGACTGGCGCATTCAGCTCATGACAGGAATTGGATCTATTCTCATTCTTGTCATTCTCTGGGTAAGCAAAAGAAAGTAA
- a CDS encoding hemolysin family protein: MDIVNLLFVAILIALTAFFVASEFAIVKIRSSRLDQLIAEGKKGAVAAKKVTTHLDEYLSACQLGITVTALGLGWLGEPTVESLLRPVFDNFEINESLSHILTFGIAFASVTFLHVVIGELAPKTVAIQKAEAVTLLFAAPLIWFYRIMFPFIWVLNGSARVVTGIFGLKPASEHEIAHTEEELRIILSESYESGEINQSELKYMNKIFEFDDRVAKEIMVPRTEIVAASVEKSFQDNLETMSMEKYTRYPVVNGDKDHVLGMINLKEIFTDIFSLSEEERKKSTIDKYIRPVIQVIESIPIHDLLIKMQKERVHMAILVDEYGGTAGLVTVEDIIEEIVGEIRDEFDQDEVPEVQKKGEGHYLLDGKVLIYEVNNLLGLDIDDTDVDTIGGWMLTENIDIQQGESIILDGYEFFAKEMEGHLIRVIEIFKLEKAEEELVAEEN; this comes from the coding sequence TTGGACATAGTTAACTTGTTATTCGTGGCGATTTTAATTGCTTTAACAGCTTTTTTCGTTGCATCAGAATTTGCGATTGTCAAAATCCGCAGTTCACGATTGGATCAATTGATTGCAGAAGGTAAAAAAGGGGCAGTGGCTGCAAAAAAAGTAACAACTCATTTAGATGAATATTTATCAGCGTGTCAGCTCGGAATAACGGTAACAGCCTTAGGTCTTGGGTGGTTGGGGGAGCCAACAGTAGAAAGTCTTCTCAGACCGGTATTCGATAACTTTGAAATTAACGAATCGCTTTCCCATATTTTAACTTTCGGAATTGCATTCGCATCTGTTACGTTCTTGCACGTTGTCATTGGAGAGCTTGCTCCTAAAACAGTAGCGATCCAAAAAGCAGAGGCTGTGACACTTTTATTTGCAGCTCCATTGATCTGGTTTTACCGTATTATGTTCCCATTCATTTGGGTATTAAATGGCTCTGCCCGCGTAGTAACAGGTATTTTCGGACTTAAGCCTGCATCTGAGCATGAGATTGCTCATACTGAGGAAGAGCTTCGGATTATTCTTTCAGAAAGTTATGAGAGCGGAGAAATCAACCAATCTGAATTAAAATATATGAACAAAATTTTCGAATTTGATGATCGTGTAGCAAAAGAAATTATGGTGCCTCGAACTGAAATTGTAGCTGCTTCAGTAGAGAAATCGTTTCAGGACAACCTTGAGACAATGAGTATGGAAAAATATACTCGCTATCCGGTTGTAAACGGAGACAAAGATCACGTCCTTGGTATGATCAATCTCAAGGAGATCTTCACTGACATTTTTTCATTATCCGAAGAAGAACGAAAAAAGAGCACGATTGATAAGTATATCCGCCCTGTTATTCAAGTAATCGAATCGATTCCAATTCATGATTTATTAATAAAGATGCAAAAAGAACGCGTTCATATGGCGATCCTCGTGGATGAATATGGCGGAACAGCCGGACTTGTAACAGTCGAAGATATTATCGAGGAAATTGTTGGAGAGATCCGTGACGAATTTGACCAAGATGAGGTTCCTGAGGTTCAGAAAAAAGGCGAAGGCCATTACTTGCTTGACGGAAAGGTTCTTATCTATGAAGTGAATAATCTGCTTGGTCTAGATATCGATGATACGGATGTAGACACAATCGGCGGATGGATGCTGACAGAAAATATTGACATCCAGCAAGGCGAAAGCATCATTTTAGATGGCTATGAGTTTTTTGCAAAAGAAATGGAAGGCCACTTGATCCGAGTAATTGAAATCTTTAAGCTTGAAAAAGCTGAAGAAGAGCTTGTTGCTGAAGAAAATTAA
- a CDS encoding MerR family transcriptional regulator, whose translation MYRIGEVAKLANVSKRTIDYYTQIGLLHVDKTSKSNYRLYSEQALNDIQFIEECKLFNMCLQDIKERLELKRSQTNEEDKLIKQAEILANHMKQLEHEIKELKPIFDKMNGENQEIIASRISPQSMALMQSLMILLH comes from the coding sequence TTGTATCGAATTGGCGAAGTAGCAAAATTGGCAAACGTATCAAAGAGAACAATTGATTACTATACTCAAATTGGGCTGCTCCATGTAGATAAGACGTCTAAGTCCAACTATCGCCTCTATTCTGAACAGGCACTTAACGACATTCAATTTATTGAGGAATGCAAGTTATTCAATATGTGTCTGCAGGATATTAAAGAAAGACTTGAACTTAAGAGAAGTCAAACCAATGAAGAAGATAAGCTAATCAAACAGGCCGAAATACTGGCTAATCATATGAAACAGCTCGAACATGAAATAAAAGAGCTGAAACCAATTTTTGATAAAATGAATGGGGAAAACCAGGAAATCATTGCAAGCCGCATCTCTCCGCAGAGCATGGCGCTTATGCAATCATTAATGATTCTGCTTCATTGA